AGAGAACCACACTATACAGCCGTTTCATAaacatcaataaaaataaaaataaaatacgaAGGGGACTTAACATTAAAAGGTTCATAAAATAATTAACACAGAAGGATCCCCATATTTCTGTTTACGGGCTTCCGTAGGAATGGCTGAAAAAGGCAAAAATTTTACTCTGTGTTCCGCAAATAAAATTTGGTGTACATTTTTGAGATGGCATTAAAAGAAATAAGGGTACACAGCACAATAACACTGCACAAGACAAACGCTGAGCCGTCTACTACAACAATATCATAAGTCACGCATACTTTAAATAGATCAACTTAAATATATTTGGTGTAATTTgggggaaaagaaaaaaggaacaaaagaaaaataaagaaaactttGTTTCACATCAGCCCTTGAGTTTGTCCTGTTATTGCACTGCCGATACCCGATCACTAGATCCCTATTCCACCGAAACAAATACAACCACTGGATTCCACGGACCATGGAGAAGAACGTGGCATTCACAAAGCCCTTCCCTTTTGGAGAACATCTCTTCTCAAGTCCTTTCCTCGCCGGCGTCAGGTTTTGTTGGTATAAGTCCATCGGGTACCTTGAGGGGGGAGAAGGTCCAAATCCTCCCTCCATGGCTCGGGCGAGGACGACGAgcgggcagggagggggagccCGTTGCTCTCACATCGTGGCTCATTGTGCAGGTTAACGTTTAAAGCAGAACCTCCAGTCCCTCCAGGAGGAGAGTGGGGTCGCCACCTGGttctcctctgtctctttctattGTTGCCATCCATCTGGTTCAGTCTGGATACCAggaaccccctctctctctctctctccccctctctctctctctctccctccctctctctctctctctctctctctctctctctctctcgcatttgactgtgtgtgtgtgtgtgtgtatttgaggcTGGAGGATTTCAAAATGTTTGGTTGCGTTTGATTGGTTACATGGTTGCTGTACCTCTCCTTGTTGTTCGGTGAGGTAGCGAGACGTGTTTATTTAGGGGTAGATTTGAGGAAAgggggagctgtgtgtgtatgtatgtgtgtgtgtgtgtgtgtctgtctctgtgtgtacgaCGGCGGTCTCCATCGAGACGATGAGGAAAGTGGGGGGGGATCTTACGTTCTAGGCGTTTCCTTATAGTGGGCAAATGTGTTGTCAGTTGACCCCCGCTATCCTGGTCTCAGAGTTTTCGTCTTCCCTGgggtaatgtatgtgtgtgggcagctgtgtgtgtgtgtgcgtgtgtgtgtgtgtagtgtcggCGTCCCTGCGGTCACAACTTCTGTTTGCCGGCGAGGATGGAGCTGTACAGCTCCTCGCTGAGCTCCACatagcgccccctgctgggctcCAGGAAGTACAGCTTGTCTGTCACCTCCCGGGGGTTGAAGCCCTCGCGACGCATCTCTGTCTTCTGGAACTTGTAGGTACCTgaaggtgggagagagggagagagagagagagagagagagagagagagagagagaaatcatgtCAATTAAAAACGGAAATCAATTAATTAAGTTAGTAGGTAAGtacaatttatttataaggcacatttaaaaactcTTTTCACTGTCCAAAGTGCCGTACATAGTGCAAAAAGGCATATAAAAGAacacataccacatacatagacagtacatgaaaaacataaaaataaacaacatatcacaaaaggggaggaaaggccagggAGAAGAGGTGTGTTTTGAGCCCAGATTTAAAAATGGTGACGGAAGGAGCGTCTCTAATTGAAGGCGGCAGTTTGTTCCAAAGGCGGGGGGCAGCCACAGCAAAAGCCCTGTCGCCCCTCTGTTTTAATCTAGTGCGTGGAACGTGCAGGAGACCCATACTACATGATCTAAGGGACCTGGGAGCTGAATGGCGGTGGATGAGCTCTGTGATAtagggcggggccaggccaTTTAGGGCTTTCAAAACAATAAGTAGGGTTTTAAAATTAATTCTGTGCTGGATGGGCAACCAGTGGAGGGATGCTAGGATGGGGGTTATATGTCCAGCTTTCTGGATCCAGTCAGCAGCCTTGCTGTGGAGTTCTGGACCAGCTGAAGGCGAGAGAGGAGTGATTGAGGGAGTCCTAGGTAAAGGGAGTTGCAGTAATCCAGCCTTGATGTAATGAAGCGTGTATTACTTTTTCCAGATTGTGAAATGATAAATGGGGTTTAATTTTAGCAATGACTCTGAGCTTAattaacacacatacaacaaaTTCTCGGTCTAGATTTTCTTaagaaaacaatcaaacaaaacaaaatggagtaCGTACCGGTCTTGTCGACTTGTGCGAGAAGGCGGAGGAAGACGGGCCGGGCGTAGGGAGGTAGAACCTTCTCCATGTCCTTCCCAAACTTCTCAAGGTCACAGGTATGGGAGGGGTCAGCGATGGCCGCCATGCCGCCCTTCCCCTCTGCCCCTAAGGCgggaaaacacaaagaaaaggagaagatgAAAGACCACCGTGATGGACTGGAAATGTGGCCCCTAGCATGAACATGGCCTGGGTGGATTCCACTCCcactggtagagcaaggcattaataCTGCCAGGGTTGGGGGTTCCATTCCCACTGGCGCAACCTGTGATAACAATGAATGCACGTAGGGTAAAGTCAAATGCTTAGGATAACCGCATCCACTAAAAGctgaaaattattattttgattttgAGTATTAATTCAATGAATTTACCTTATGTCAATAAATTAAACAACTACATAAAAATTCCTCCTCATAAAAGGTTTGGTAAGGTTAAATCTCGGTAAAAACTGTGACTAGGGCCGAACGATTAATCTGATTCAAATCGAAATTGCGATGTAATAGAACTCGAAATGCGAATCGCAAAAGCTGCAAtaaagaaataacaaaaaaacttatattttttgtgttttttttttctgtttttttggggggttgttTCCGTTACAGACttggagatcagtaagatttagatttattttcttttacaattcaatagttaaaaaTATGTCATAATATCAATTCACCTCAGCACATCGGCCTgtcctaaaggaaagagcagtttacatgttgactgcttccaatgttgtgctggtcatactaaagaatgattcatgtttttttttgtgtgaataatacagaacataaggagcttaataaattaaaaaaatggcatattaaatcgcaatcgcaatattggtccaAATAATCACAACTAGATTATTTCCCAACATCGTTCAGCCCTAACTTTGACACAAGGCCACTCATTGGACCACCTTAGTTGCGTTGAGAGAGGGCCACCTACCTGGTACCTCCACGCCGTAGACCACCACGTCCTTCATGTCCAGCAGTCGGCTCAGTGTGCCCTCCACCTCGGTGGTGGACACGTTCTCCCCCTTCCAGCGGAACGTGTCCCCTGTGCGGTCCTTGAAGAACATGTAGCCACACTCGTCCATGATCAGGACGTCGCCTGGAcacagcgagaggaggaggaggaggaggaggaggaggaagaggaggaggaggaggaggaggagggacgagaggggggaggaaggagacaggtggaggaggaggaggaggaggaggagaaggaggaggaggaggaggaggaggaggaggagaggaggaggaagggaggaggaggagagggggaggagaggggggaggNNNNNNNNNNNNNNNNNNNNNNNNNNNNNNNNNNNNNNNNNNNNNNNNNNNNNNNNNNNNNNNNNNNNNNNNNNNNNNNNNNNNNNNNNNNNNNNNNNNNgagggagtgacagagacagagacagacagagagacacagacagagagaggcagagagacaaagacagagacagagacagagagagagagagagagagagagagagagagagagagagagagagagagagagagagagagagagagagagagagaaagagacagagtgagaaagagattGAAGGGACATCACGGATATGACGATAAAGTAGACACTTTAGCATGACGGCAGGGAGAGAGTCGATACAGGGGTGAGGGACGACAGGGGGGATTTGGACCATGAGCGATGGTTTTGTATGAGGTCACGGAAAAGGGGATGTAACACAATTTACTCCACAAATGAAAAAGATAGTGTAATGGGGAAATGGCGCCCTGACGCGTTTCTCTGAGCGCTGCTTACACACGGAATGCAACGTTTAAAACGACACTGCATGTTTCTGCAGAGTACTCGCATAAGGCTGTCATGGGAATATTGGAGTAAGCATGTAAGTGTGGGTGCCAGTGTGCTCTGTTCAATGATAAACATGTGACTGACAGGGCATCAGGAAACTAGATAAACACAGCCAGGTACACAGTCGGTCGATTCATTCAGTGCATGTGCACTGGGGATTATCGTGTTTCTCTGGGctccaaaaaaagaagagagtGCCTGCTGCGATGAAAGGAGAAGTTTGGTTCATAATCTGTCTTTGAGCTTTGCGGTGCTatggtgaaaaaaacaaaacaacaacattttccTCTAACCCCGTCGCCACAGGAGAGAAACTAAGTTGTTATCGTGCTACACAGACTTTCTTACTTTACACCGTTTATTATTTCAAACAAAGGCTTCTGATTATTCCAAATCAGTGATCACTGTAATAAAATGCCCGAACACAAATGTTTAActggagggatggagaaagaAGCATTGAAGCTGTGGACGATGAATTATGGACGTTGAACAAAAGGAAatacataataaatacatatatatatataagtctTTATTGAATACAGAACCTGCAGCATTCAATCACcgtaaaaaatacatttcaatagcGAATGAAGATTAGAATGAGGTGGACAGTGAATAAGAGTGAATACAAATTAATATGAAAAGAGTGAGGGAGGAACCAGTTTCATGTTGAATGGGGAAACAAATGATAAGCCTTTATTTTCCTCTACCAGTCAGACGGATGTATCGTATTTGACACTGTGGGTATAGCTTACGTGACTCTCGACTGTAACTCAAACAGAGCAAAATAAATTGATCGTAACTCAAAACTGAGTTCAGGATGCTTCTCTCGTGCTATTCGATACACTGTAGTCAAAAACATCTCATCCAACTTCAGTGTGTTGAAGAGAATTGATATAGCAGAGGGGAAACTAAGGGCAGATAATCAACATATCATCTGCCAATAACAAATCTATAAACAATGACAATGCTACAATATATTATTGTGACTATTGACTATTATAATAATTGCATATACAACCACCAGTGTTGTTTTTTGCAGGCAGTGTCTTGTAAGTACAGTCTATGTTCTCCACATCACTTTACCAGAGCACATTTCCAAATATTAATTGTatcattatatttttttatcaccaATAAACcgtatttagttatttataaAAACTTGTCTTATAATTCTCCTTGGCCTGAAGTGAGACATACGATGACTCTCGTTCAATCATTCCCCTCCCCAGTTTGAGGGCCTGCGGTGGACACTGCCAAACACAGCATTGTGGATAATTGCCTGAAACCAAAAATAGGCCCCTGCAGTCTTGTTGCTAAGCTATGACTGAACAGCACCAAGCCATGATTGTAGCGGCCAGCACACATCAGCAGGGCTCTGTGTTGTCCAACAGACCTCAGACACATGCAGGAATAAGGTTGATTAATGTATCTTTGCAATATATAATTAATGATGGAGCAACTATTATAGCATGATACCACTGAAATATtgtatatactataatatagtTAGTTAATCCACCATTCCACCTTTTAGTGGACCTCACGTGTTTTTTTACGCTATGTACACCTTCATGAaaaggtgtgtctgtgtatgggcTCAAACTACTGAGCTGGGTCTCAGAGACCCTGGACCCCAGCACGGCGACGCAGGGGGACTGTTTATCATTCAGGACGGGCAGCTTTAATCTTTGGACCATAAACCAACCCTTAAAGCATCTCAGAGGCAAAGCCCAGGAAATTACTGTGTCGGGTGGCATGTCCAAACAATACGCCCGGCTCCTGTTGCTACGGATATCCGGAGGGGTTCTCGATGAAGTTAGCATGGATTAGACTCTCTGCTTCTCCCAGTCCGTCTGCAAACACAATCAAATATCTACGTGCccttctccaactctctctctctctctgtcttcctctctctttcgctctctctctccctcgccctcttcctctctctctcgctctctctctccctctccatcttcctatctctctctttttccctttctctccctctacatctctctatctctctctctctctctctctctctctctctctctctctctctctctctctctctctctctctctctcctctctctctctctctccccccttaccTCACCTCTCTAACCACCCCCTCAAGGTTCAAAATAGGCCAGGGTTCTAATCCAATCACAGAGCCACATCGTTCACTAGTTGGATCGATAGGAAGACATAACACTAGCCTAAGGAATGATGCTCAAAGTACCGCAAAATAAAAGTCGTCCTCATTCAAcatcagtctgtcagtctgacACATCTCCTGTGTTTTGTGCCTGTATGTTTTGTAATTTTACTGTATCATATAAAAACGAAGAACACTATTTAATAtagataatatttaaaagattGAATTGGTGATGATCCAACTTTGCATGCAAGccaacacgcacactcacgcacgcagacacgcacacacacacacacacacacacacacacacacacacacacacacacacacacacacacacacacacccacccacccacacactaaAAGCAGTAGCTAACATGTTCAGACATAATCAGATTAGTGTTGGAGATGCATCGCAGCGAGGCGACAAACACTATTAATTATTCACAACACAGCTGAGTGTAAAGGAGAGGGAccagaaaatatatataattttcaataaacccacgcacacacacacaaacacacacaaaaacaccttcCTCTTCCCCGCTCAGACACTTTGCCAGACTGGACGGCTTGCAGGAGGTAATAGTTGTTGACAGCTTCTCGCTTGCCCCGAGTGAAGAGATCCAGGGGGGAACCCGACATGACGGGAACCCTACTCTCACGCCCCTGAACTGTCAAAGCGGGAGGCGccgcacactcatacacacaccgcgacacacaaacataccaggACACACAGACCCACGGACACACCGCAGTGACACCAGCGAGGTTGTAGGTTTTAATCCAAAATGTTTGGTGGTTCCCTTTGGGGGACCGCAATCAAggagtttgttttgtgttgaggtggtgtgtgtgtgtgtgtgtgtgtgtgtgtgtgtgtgtgtgtgtgtgtgtgtgtgtgtgtgtgtgtgtgtgtgtgtgtgtgtgtgtgtgtgtgtgtgtgtgtgtgtgtgtgtgtgtgtgtgttcaaagtgtGTTTAGTAAGCGACTTAGTTATACTCACTCTTCACTCACTGAAAACATCAACGCAATGTCACAAATTACATTTTGAATTCCTACTCAGAACAAAAACAGGAACCATGGCAGATATTATTGGCAGGCATGGCCCATCCACTGTCTTTGACCAGAACCAAGTCAAAACAATGCACCTGCTGACATTTTGGCTGCAAGGTTGTAAAAGACTCCAACGAGGAGCAAGGGTTTTACCCTGGAATGATGATAAACCATAAAAGGTTGTTATGGTCCTGAGGTGTTCTGCTGTAAGCCATGGGGGTACATTTATGTAATGATCACCCCTCGCAGCTAATTATAGATGATAAAGGGTGCTATTAGCTGGTGTGTGAATATAAAACGAGGAGGATATTGCCCAAAGCCTAACTATCACCCAGGGGTGACTTCATTTAATTACACCACCTGCTTAATGTCTCTCATAACAACCTTGATTTGGCCGGCTGCTGTTCAATAATGTGCGGTCCCTTCAACGGCCAACGCCTCGCACCTGAAACACCTCTATTTGGGCCActgccctctgctcctccaagGAATGGCCTTCTCTGCTTTGTCCAGACGTCTTCGAAAATCAATTCTTTCCAAGGAGGCGCTAAGTAGTATTTTAGTTTGTTGCTCCGAAAAAATCGCTGAGCGCATTATTCATGAGTTTCCATTTATGCCACCGGTAGAATGTCAAAGAATGACAAAAAGTGTTAATAATAATTCTGTGAATCTGGCTCCTTGAAACAGGACAACTTCctctgctgtttgtgtgtgtgtgtgtgtgtgtgtgtgtgtgtgtgtgtgtgtgtgtgtgtgtgtgtgtgtgtgtgtgtgtgtgtgtgtgtgtgtgtgtgtgtgtgtgtgtggtgtgtgtgtgtgtgtgtgtgtgtttgtgtgtgtgtgtgtgtgtgtgtgtgtgtgtgtgtgtgtgtgtgtgtgtgtgtgtgtgtgtgtgtgtatctgtctgtgactgagttagaaggacagagagagagagagagagagagagagagagagagagagagagagagagagagagagagagagagagagagagagagagagagtatgtttgTGTCCCTTCACATCTAGTCACTTATTATTCATCAAGCTACATTTTTGGTATACTGATTAAGAAACAAAACTGTATGTCCAATTGAATCCACAACAGTGCATACAAATCATGCACACTCTATCCATACACAATGCATACTCCCAGAGCCCACATCATCTTCTTTTTTCCCCCAATTATTATCAATATTTATCTACTTTAAATTAATTTAGCAATAAACTTGGCAACAAAATCATCATTCAGCTCTTAACAAAATCCAAATCCAGCCATTTTGGTTTGGTTAAAGTCGAGGTTTGTCAAAGCAATTATACATGGCAAGAAAATAGATTAGGAATACGCTCAATTAAATCAGTGTTGAAACAATTCCAAATATATCTTTGATATCAACATCGGCGGGCTCCTGATGCAAATAGGGGGACGGAACAGGTTCTAGATGAAGTTGTATGGATTACAGGCTGTTAAAGGATTAACCAAGGAGCGCTTTTACCTCATCAGCAACAGATACAGCAGTGGTCAATATGAGAATTTGGAAGAAAACCCACGAACACATTACAAACCGTTTCAGAATCCAACCTCTGGTTACATC
The nucleotide sequence above comes from Gadus chalcogrammus isolate NIFS_2021 chromosome 4, NIFS_Gcha_1.0, whole genome shotgun sequence. Encoded proteins:
- the slc27a4 gene encoding long-chain fatty acid transport protein 4 — protein: MDECGYMFFKDRTGDTFRWKGENVSTTEVEGTLSRLLDMKDVVVYGVEVPGAEGKGGMAAIADPSHTCDLEKFGKDMEKVLPPYARPVFLRLLAQVDKTGTYKFQKTEMRREGFNPREVTDKLYFLEPSRGRYVELSEELYSSILAGKQKL